A genomic region of Alicyclobacillus sp. SO9 contains the following coding sequences:
- a CDS encoding 3-hydroxyacyl-CoA dehydrogenase family protein: protein MVSKEKLSIVGAGIMGHSIALSAAWSGLEVLVWGINREDIEKAKTGLEHKLDVLKDYEVLRDDDKDRILSSIVFTDSLSDCVAHATFVIEAIPENLELKQQYFQQLDEICPVDTIITSNTSGLSATEIAKLTKHPERTAVTHFWNPAHLLPLVEVVRGNHTSDETAERALALLNSMNKKPILVKKDVLGSVGNRIQYAMFREAQYILEQGIASMEDIDAAMRYSLGRRLPVTGPFMTMDMGGLNTNAAITSYLFADLSNAEGVQPTMNNLVDNGHYGPKTGRGFYEWTPAMTEHMEHEREKELIHFLKQDLEEAKQANQTQQ from the coding sequence ATGGTCAGTAAGGAGAAACTTTCTATCGTCGGAGCAGGCATCATGGGGCATTCCATTGCGCTGTCGGCTGCATGGTCCGGGCTTGAAGTTTTAGTGTGGGGGATCAATCGGGAAGACATTGAAAAGGCAAAGACTGGACTAGAACATAAGCTGGACGTCCTAAAGGACTACGAAGTACTTAGAGACGATGATAAGGACCGCATTTTGAGTTCTATCGTTTTCACGGATTCACTAAGTGATTGTGTTGCACACGCGACGTTCGTTATTGAAGCCATTCCTGAGAATCTGGAATTAAAGCAACAGTATTTTCAACAACTCGATGAAATCTGTCCGGTAGATACGATTATTACGAGCAATACATCTGGATTGAGTGCCACCGAAATTGCAAAACTTACAAAGCACCCTGAACGGACCGCCGTAACGCACTTCTGGAATCCAGCACATCTTTTGCCCTTGGTTGAAGTTGTACGCGGCAATCATACCTCAGATGAGACGGCCGAGCGGGCACTGGCTCTGCTGAACTCTATGAACAAGAAACCCATTCTTGTCAAAAAAGACGTTTTGGGCTCAGTCGGGAACCGAATCCAATATGCCATGTTTAGAGAAGCTCAGTACATTCTGGAACAGGGTATCGCTTCGATGGAAGACATTGATGCAGCCATGCGGTACAGTCTTGGTCGCCGATTGCCTGTCACTGGTCCGTTCATGACGATGGACATGGGGGGCCTTAATACAAATGCGGCAATTACCTCCTATCTCTTCGCCGATTTGAGCAATGCCGAAGGTGTTCAACCTACAATGAACAATCTGGTCGACAATGGTCACTATGGTCCTAAAACAGGAAGAGGGTTTTACGAGTGGACGCCTGCTATGACAGAGCACATGGAGCATGAGCGAGAAAAAGAATTGATTCATTTTCTCAAACAGGACTTAGAAGAAGCTAAGCAGGCAAATCAGACACAACAGTAG
- a CDS encoding bifunctional 4-hydroxy-2-oxoglutarate aldolase/2-dehydro-3-deoxy-phosphogluconate aldolase → MERLNKDSEARHFLDTRVIPIVRGVASEHVYLLANALYNGGIRAMEITMNTENAPQMITALRTQFAERMWIGAGTVLTMGEAKSALEAGAQFFVTPNVDLSIIEFAVENNLHTLTGAMTPSEIVTAYENGASAVKVFPIRSLGSSYIRDLQGPMGHIPLIAVGGVSVDNAAEYFQSGCVGIGVGGSLVNRKLIEVGDFARIQQVASRFIEIARQNAVSN, encoded by the coding sequence GTGGAGCGTTTAAATAAGGACTCTGAGGCTCGTCATTTCCTGGACACAAGGGTCATTCCGATTGTGCGGGGAGTCGCTTCCGAACATGTTTATCTGCTCGCAAACGCCTTGTATAATGGCGGGATTCGTGCGATGGAAATTACCATGAATACGGAGAATGCGCCACAGATGATTACTGCATTACGGACGCAATTTGCTGAACGGATGTGGATTGGTGCAGGTACGGTCCTAACCATGGGGGAGGCGAAGTCAGCTCTTGAAGCCGGAGCGCAGTTTTTTGTCACTCCCAATGTTGATTTGAGCATCATTGAATTCGCGGTTGAGAATAACCTGCATACCTTGACCGGTGCGATGACGCCGAGTGAAATTGTGACAGCCTACGAAAACGGGGCGTCTGCTGTGAAGGTTTTTCCAATTCGTTCGTTAGGCAGCAGCTACATTAGAGACTTACAGGGTCCCATGGGGCACATTCCACTGATTGCAGTTGGCGGTGTGTCAGTGGATAATGCTGCCGAATACTTTCAATCAGGGTGTGTGGGTATAGGTGTAGGAGGCAGCTTAGTCAATAGAAAACTCATTGAAGTTGGGGACTTTGCACGGATTCAGCAGGTTGCGTCCCGGTTCATCGAGATTGCCAGGCAGAATGCAGTTTCTAACTAG
- a CDS encoding dihydroxyacetone kinase subunit DhaK produces the protein MNYFINDNENLVNEALEGLCSLYPNQNVKRVEGTLSVYCSNENRKVKIVIGGGSGHEPLFTGMVGKGMADAAVAGHVFAAPSPMAIVKTAQTVAGDGEPILFLYGNYSGDVLNFEMAEEDLEDDGVKSGSIKVHDDIASANPAEMEQRRGIAGGTFVLKCVGAAADKGFNFDEVVRVANKANELTRSIGVAGGAADSIVDGKPMFDIPANQIEIGMGVHGEKGVFVGDFTSADEIVQQMLDRLLSDFEETATKLDEVAVLVNGLGRTTRLELLVITRKVRRILEEHRLRISYLDAGEFETSLNMHGFSITLLSLDDELKSLLMAPADSMGFSLK, from the coding sequence TTGAATTACTTTATTAATGATAATGAAAACTTGGTAAACGAAGCACTTGAAGGATTATGTTCCCTGTATCCCAATCAAAATGTAAAACGTGTCGAAGGGACACTGTCAGTATACTGTTCAAATGAAAACCGCAAGGTGAAAATTGTGATTGGCGGCGGCAGCGGTCATGAACCACTATTTACAGGAATGGTGGGCAAAGGTATGGCAGACGCAGCAGTCGCTGGTCATGTTTTTGCGGCACCAAGCCCCATGGCTATTGTCAAAACCGCGCAGACCGTGGCAGGGGACGGCGAGCCTATCCTATTTCTATATGGAAACTACTCCGGAGACGTCCTGAATTTCGAGATGGCGGAAGAGGACCTGGAAGACGATGGTGTAAAATCCGGTTCTATCAAGGTTCATGATGACATTGCCTCGGCAAACCCTGCTGAAATGGAACAACGAAGAGGTATTGCAGGCGGCACATTCGTTCTGAAATGCGTCGGTGCTGCCGCCGATAAGGGATTTAACTTTGACGAGGTTGTAAGAGTGGCCAACAAAGCAAATGAACTTACGCGAAGCATCGGAGTTGCAGGGGGCGCAGCCGACTCCATTGTAGATGGTAAACCGATGTTCGACATTCCTGCAAATCAAATCGAAATTGGTATGGGTGTTCATGGAGAGAAAGGTGTTTTTGTTGGAGATTTCACCTCGGCTGATGAAATTGTTCAACAAATGCTAGACCGTTTACTCAGTGATTTTGAAGAAACAGCAACCAAGTTGGATGAGGTAGCCGTTCTAGTGAACGGACTTGGTCGAACCACTAGACTTGAACTCCTCGTCATCACTCGCAAGGTTCGTCGGATTTTGGAAGAACATAGGCTTCGAATTTCTTATCTAGATGCGGGCGAATTTGAGACGTCATTAAATATGCATGGATTCTCTATTACCCTTCTTTCGCTCGATGACGAGCTTAAATCCCTGTTGATGGCCCCAGCCGATTCCATGGGATTTTCACTGAAATAA
- the tal gene encoding transaldolase — protein MTSIKNLNECGQSVWYDNVDRGLLDSGEMERLIELGVSGVTSNPTIFERAITASTAYDVEIVTAVQKGKAIQEVYDSLTFADIGRVADLLMPVFEQTNHADGYVSIEVSPALSRDTEGTVQEGRRLFRSIDRPNVMIKVPATEEGIPAVRELIKDGINVNVTLIFSVEMYKKVVDAYLSGLESRLSGGLPLSVASVASFFVSRVDTKVDKLIREKGLDESLLGMAGVANAKMAYKRFEELFSDDRFEKLKANGAQVQRPLWASTGVKDPRYSELLYVSSLAGPHTVNTMPPKTLDAVLGTTEGFSSMVNSQVTEAEEVLTRLGDAGVSLSSVTDELLTEGLASFEKSFQTLLQNLKEKSESLRG, from the coding sequence GTGACATCAATTAAGAATTTGAATGAGTGTGGACAAAGCGTTTGGTATGACAATGTGGATAGGGGGCTGCTTGATTCAGGTGAAATGGAACGCCTCATCGAGTTGGGTGTGAGCGGCGTGACTTCTAATCCTACTATCTTTGAACGGGCCATCACTGCATCAACTGCTTATGATGTTGAAATTGTGACGGCGGTGCAGAAAGGAAAGGCCATACAGGAGGTTTATGATTCATTAACGTTTGCTGATATCGGCCGTGTGGCAGACTTGCTGATGCCGGTTTTCGAACAAACGAACCATGCTGACGGATATGTCAGTATTGAAGTTTCACCTGCTTTGTCGCGAGATACAGAGGGTACTGTTCAGGAGGGCCGGAGGCTGTTCCGCAGTATCGACAGGCCTAATGTCATGATTAAGGTTCCTGCAACAGAGGAGGGGATTCCGGCTGTTCGAGAACTCATTAAGGACGGTATTAATGTCAATGTGACATTGATTTTTAGTGTCGAGATGTACAAAAAAGTTGTAGATGCATACCTGTCCGGTTTGGAGAGTCGGCTGAGTGGTGGCTTGCCCCTATCAGTAGCATCCGTTGCGAGTTTCTTCGTCAGTCGTGTGGATACCAAAGTAGACAAACTCATTCGGGAGAAAGGGCTGGATGAGTCTTTGTTAGGTATGGCAGGTGTTGCAAACGCGAAGATGGCGTATAAGCGTTTCGAAGAGCTGTTTTCAGACGATCGCTTTGAAAAACTGAAAGCGAACGGTGCTCAGGTACAGAGACCGCTTTGGGCTTCCACGGGTGTTAAGGACCCGCGCTACTCTGAATTGCTCTATGTTTCTTCTTTGGCCGGCCCTCATACTGTCAACACCATGCCTCCAAAGACGTTAGACGCTGTTCTCGGTACAACTGAAGGTTTTAGCTCAATGGTGAATTCTCAGGTGACAGAGGCGGAAGAGGTCTTGACTCGACTCGGGGATGCAGGGGTCTCTCTTTCCAGTGTGACTGATGAATTGCTTACTGAAGGCCTCGCTTCCTTTGAGAAATCATTTCAAACTCTATTGCAAAATCTGAAGGAGAAGTCAGAAAGCTTAAGGGGATAA
- a CDS encoding MFS transporter yields MSQISTSTIVDKQQARRTKARYVILFVLFISTTINYLDRTNISVAGPAIKSSLHLDPVVLGLVFSAFGWTYALLQIPGGWILDKAGPRNTYGIGLIFWSLFTFFQAVSRGWGLLFGLRLGLGVAEAPAFPTNNRLVATWFPKQERALATAIYTAGEYVGLAFLTPILAWIVSDLGWRALFIITGIIGLIWVPFWFKLIHDPKQSRANEEELAYIREGEGLAENTGEKTKLRWAHVAKLLKHRSLWGIYIGQLGITTTLWFFLTWFPDYLVNDRHLSIIHAGFYAMVPYVAAFVGVLFGGAFSDWLIRRGVSQSTSRKTPIIIGLLLACSIVLANYTASIPLVITIMSVAFFAQGMSGISWTLIGDVAPAELVGLAGGIFNFAGNLSGIITPIVIGVIVGANHQFGGALIFVAAVALMGALSYLFVVGKVKRIEI; encoded by the coding sequence GTGAGCCAAATTAGTACGTCAACAATTGTTGATAAACAACAAGCAAGGAGGACGAAAGCGCGGTACGTTATACTATTTGTATTGTTCATCAGTACGACTATCAACTATCTAGACAGAACTAATATTTCAGTGGCAGGACCAGCAATAAAGAGTTCTCTACATCTAGACCCAGTTGTTTTAGGCTTGGTCTTCTCCGCTTTTGGGTGGACATATGCCCTGTTACAGATTCCAGGCGGCTGGATTCTGGATAAGGCGGGGCCCCGTAACACGTACGGGATTGGCTTGATTTTTTGGTCTCTCTTTACATTCTTTCAAGCTGTTTCTCGGGGATGGGGTTTACTTTTTGGATTGCGTTTAGGATTGGGCGTGGCAGAAGCGCCTGCCTTTCCTACTAATAATAGACTTGTAGCTACGTGGTTTCCAAAGCAAGAACGCGCATTGGCGACTGCAATTTATACAGCCGGTGAGTATGTGGGATTGGCATTTTTAACGCCCATACTTGCGTGGATTGTATCGGACTTGGGCTGGCGTGCGCTCTTCATTATAACAGGTATTATTGGTCTCATTTGGGTTCCATTTTGGTTCAAACTCATCCATGATCCAAAGCAAAGCCGTGCCAATGAAGAGGAACTGGCCTATATTCGCGAAGGCGAAGGATTAGCAGAGAATACGGGAGAAAAAACGAAACTCCGTTGGGCCCATGTTGCCAAACTTTTGAAACACCGCTCACTCTGGGGAATCTATATTGGACAACTTGGCATTACTACAACGCTATGGTTCTTTTTGACTTGGTTTCCCGATTATCTGGTGAATGACAGGCACTTGTCCATCATCCACGCTGGATTTTATGCAATGGTACCGTATGTGGCTGCTTTTGTAGGTGTGCTGTTTGGGGGAGCCTTTTCTGACTGGCTGATTCGACGCGGGGTGTCGCAAAGTACAAGTCGCAAAACACCTATTATTATCGGTCTGCTCCTTGCGTGTAGTATTGTTCTTGCCAACTATACCGCATCGATTCCACTCGTAATTACAATTATGTCAGTCGCCTTCTTTGCTCAAGGTATGTCGGGTATCTCTTGGACACTCATTGGTGATGTTGCACCTGCTGAGTTGGTAGGTCTTGCTGGCGGTATCTTCAATTTCGCTGGGAATCTCTCCGGCATCATTACGCCAATCGTGATTGGCGTAATTGTTGGGGCGAATCACCAATTTGGCGGAGCGCTCATCTTTGTAGCGGCCGTAGCGTTGATGGGGGCATTGTCATACCTGTTCGTGGTTGGAAAAGTGAAACGGATTGAGATCTAA
- a CDS encoding rhamnulokinase family protein, with protein sequence MLTIDLGASSGRVMNAGFDGERITLTEVHRFPNKPFRIFDGMYWNVYAIYEEIRLGMTKANSLGAPISGLGIDSWAVDFGLVDSSGHLLTMPGHYRDPRNTVAMSEVIGTVGRHHLFHRTGIQLSPINTLYQLYAAKVSGYPLLDGSETLLLIPNLVSFFLTGQRSAEFTNATTTQLLRAMSLEWDTELMNQLQIPSSILPDVKLPGTVVDVIHDSELTGLSLLSQTKVIHTASHDTASAVVAVPHEDKDYAYISSGTWSLVGTVVDRPVITEQTENFNFTNEGGLGNYRLLKNVMGLWLLQETQAVFQKEDYALSLPKLLHLADTGHPFQFLFDPDDPRLLQPLDMLLMIRQICLETGQGQPVHPGDVVRSILESLALKYRYVLEELEMITGKRYNAIHVVGGGSRNQLLSQFTASATNREVIAGPVEASTLGNAAVQLLALGEIASPDEIQPLIRASVEIRRYVPHQQQAWDEAYNSFRKVMELQRLHSQS encoded by the coding sequence GTGTTAACGATAGACTTGGGAGCATCTTCAGGACGTGTCATGAATGCTGGATTCGATGGGGAACGAATTACGCTAACCGAAGTCCATCGATTTCCTAACAAACCGTTTCGTATATTTGATGGGATGTATTGGAATGTCTATGCGATATACGAGGAAATTAGGTTGGGGATGACGAAAGCGAACAGTCTTGGTGCGCCGATTTCCGGACTGGGCATTGATAGTTGGGCTGTTGACTTTGGCCTCGTTGATTCAAGCGGACACCTGCTAACTATGCCTGGACACTACCGAGATCCTCGAAATACAGTTGCCATGAGTGAAGTTATCGGAACAGTTGGAAGACACCATTTGTTTCATCGAACTGGCATCCAATTGTCTCCTATTAACACGTTGTATCAGTTATATGCTGCAAAGGTTTCTGGATACCCTCTGCTTGACGGGTCTGAAACCCTATTGCTCATTCCCAATCTGGTAAGTTTCTTTCTGACTGGGCAAAGAAGTGCGGAATTCACCAACGCAACTACCACTCAGTTGCTTCGTGCAATGTCTCTAGAGTGGGATACCGAACTCATGAACCAATTACAGATTCCCAGCAGCATTTTGCCGGATGTGAAATTGCCTGGAACTGTAGTAGATGTGATTCATGATTCGGAACTGACTGGCTTGTCATTGCTGTCACAAACGAAGGTGATTCATACAGCGTCTCATGATACTGCCAGTGCAGTTGTGGCTGTTCCTCACGAAGACAAGGATTATGCCTACATTAGTTCAGGTACATGGTCACTTGTCGGAACGGTTGTTGACAGACCCGTCATCACCGAGCAGACTGAGAACTTTAATTTTACTAACGAAGGTGGTCTTGGGAACTACAGGCTGTTAAAGAACGTAATGGGTCTGTGGCTGCTGCAGGAGACACAAGCAGTGTTTCAGAAAGAGGACTACGCTCTGTCTCTTCCCAAACTCCTGCATCTTGCTGACACGGGGCATCCATTTCAGTTCCTGTTCGATCCCGATGATCCACGGTTGTTGCAACCATTGGACATGCTACTGATGATTCGTCAAATCTGTCTTGAGACGGGACAAGGACAACCGGTGCATCCTGGGGATGTGGTTCGCAGTATTCTCGAATCGCTGGCGCTCAAGTACAGATACGTCTTAGAGGAACTGGAAATGATTACAGGCAAGAGGTATAACGCGATTCACGTCGTTGGCGGCGGCTCCCGTAATCAACTCTTGTCGCAGTTTACTGCCAGCGCAACAAATCGTGAAGTAATTGCAGGGCCCGTAGAGGCAAGCACACTTGGAAATGCTGCGGTTCAGCTGTTAGCTCTCGGAGAAATTGCATCTCCGGATGAAATTCAACCTCTCATTCGTGCATCTGTGGAAATACGGAGATATGTACCGCATCAACAACAAGCATGGGATGAAGCTTACAATTCGTTTCGGAAAGTGATGGAGTTGCAGCGATTGCACAGTCAATCTTAA
- a CDS encoding NAD(P)-dependent oxidoreductase, giving the protein MQLLKDEITVGFIGTGVMGREMVLRLLKIGYSVKVYNRTKSSAQSLLEAGAEWKDTVEALAANTDVIITMVGYPRDVEEVYFSRGGILHFAKAGAYLIDMTTSSPDLAVKIGKEGASKGFRVMDAPVSGGDIGAREGRLSIMVGGEEADFAAVKPILDVLGQNIILQGPHGAGQHTKMCNQIAIASNMIGVSESISYAKRAGLDPDRVLKSITMGAAGSWSLSNLAPRMIEDDMEPGFYIKHFIKDMTIALEEANRMGLSVPGLRLSKEIYTSLADEGYNDKGTQALVKFYDVK; this is encoded by the coding sequence ATGCAGTTGTTAAAGGATGAGATTACAGTTGGTTTTATTGGGACCGGAGTTATGGGCAGGGAAATGGTACTGCGACTCTTGAAAATCGGGTATTCTGTGAAAGTCTATAACCGGACGAAGAGCAGTGCACAATCATTGTTAGAGGCTGGGGCGGAATGGAAAGACACGGTTGAAGCGTTGGCGGCGAATACGGATGTCATTATTACTATGGTGGGCTATCCAAGGGATGTGGAGGAAGTATACTTCAGCCGCGGCGGAATCCTCCATTTTGCAAAAGCAGGTGCCTATTTAATTGATATGACCACTTCAAGCCCTGACTTGGCCGTTAAAATAGGCAAAGAAGGCGCTTCGAAGGGTTTTCGTGTCATGGATGCTCCTGTATCTGGCGGAGACATTGGAGCTCGTGAAGGCCGATTAAGCATTATGGTGGGTGGTGAAGAAGCAGACTTTGCCGCAGTAAAACCAATTCTGGATGTTTTGGGACAGAACATCATTCTTCAAGGGCCCCATGGTGCGGGACAGCATACAAAAATGTGCAATCAGATTGCAATAGCATCCAACATGATTGGCGTGAGTGAGTCCATCTCTTACGCAAAGCGGGCAGGGCTTGATCCGGACCGAGTTTTAAAAAGTATCACTATGGGTGCGGCTGGAAGCTGGTCATTGAGCAATCTAGCACCACGGATGATTGAAGATGATATGGAGCCAGGTTTCTACATAAAACACTTTATTAAGGATATGACCATAGCGCTTGAAGAAGCAAATAGAATGGGGTTGAGTGTGCCTGGTTTACGTCTCTCGAAAGAAATCTACACTTCCCTCGCTGACGAGGGGTATAACGATAAAGGCACACAGGCATTAGTTAAATTCTACGATGTAAAATAA
- the dgoD gene encoding galactonate dehydratase has translation MKITGVHTFVVPPRWVFLKIETDEGISGWGEPSLEGHALTVAACVREMKDYLIGKNPNRIEDIWQTLYRSGFYRGGPVIMSAISGIDQALWDIKGKACGLPVYEFLGGETRQKLRVYSWIGGDRPSDVGMAAKEKLGLGFTAIKMNASEEMHYIDSFEKVDAILQRVAAVRDAVGKGFGIAVDFHGRIHKSMAKLIAKELEPFHLMFIEEPVLSENNEALKQIATHTSTPIATGERMYTRWDFKNLFEDGIVDIIQPDLSHAGGISEVKRIAAMAEAYDVTVAPHCPLGPIALAACVQLDVCTPNVFIQEQSLGIHYNKTNDLLDYITNPSVFDYKDGFIRNPTGPGLGIEMNEEYVVERAKQGHNWKNPIWRNADGTIAEW, from the coding sequence TTGAAAATCACAGGTGTTCATACATTTGTAGTTCCTCCGAGATGGGTTTTTCTCAAGATTGAAACCGATGAGGGGATTTCGGGCTGGGGTGAGCCCAGCTTAGAAGGTCATGCACTTACGGTTGCTGCCTGTGTCCGTGAAATGAAAGACTACTTAATTGGAAAAAACCCAAATCGGATTGAGGACATTTGGCAGACTCTTTATCGTTCGGGATTTTATCGCGGCGGTCCGGTCATCATGAGTGCAATCTCCGGTATTGACCAAGCTCTTTGGGATATCAAGGGGAAAGCCTGTGGCTTACCAGTCTATGAATTTCTTGGCGGTGAGACCAGGCAAAAGTTGCGAGTGTATTCATGGATAGGCGGGGACAGACCCAGTGATGTCGGGATGGCTGCAAAGGAAAAGCTGGGTTTGGGTTTTACTGCAATCAAGATGAATGCGTCTGAAGAGATGCATTACATTGATTCCTTTGAGAAGGTTGATGCAATTCTTCAGCGTGTAGCAGCCGTGCGCGATGCAGTTGGAAAAGGGTTTGGCATTGCTGTAGATTTTCACGGTCGGATCCACAAATCTATGGCGAAGCTGATTGCCAAGGAACTTGAACCTTTTCATCTCATGTTTATTGAGGAGCCCGTGTTATCGGAGAACAACGAGGCGCTTAAGCAAATCGCAACACATACTTCCACCCCCATTGCCACAGGAGAACGGATGTATACTCGTTGGGATTTTAAAAATCTTTTTGAAGATGGTATTGTCGATATCATTCAACCAGATTTATCTCATGCGGGCGGTATATCGGAAGTCAAAAGGATTGCTGCCATGGCAGAAGCTTATGATGTGACTGTTGCTCCTCACTGTCCTCTCGGACCCATTGCCTTAGCCGCCTGTGTACAACTTGATGTGTGCACACCGAACGTATTTATCCAAGAGCAGAGTCTTGGTATTCACTATAATAAAACAAATGATTTATTGGATTACATAACGAACCCGTCCGTATTTGATTATAAGGACGGGTTTATTCGTAACCCAACAGGTCCTGGTCTCGGAATAGAAATGAATGAGGAATATGTTGTGGAAAGAGCGAAGCAAGGGCACAACTGGAAGAATCCAATCTGGAGAAATGCTGATGGTACCATCGCAGAGTGGTAG
- a CDS encoding aldo/keto reductase, whose protein sequence is MKQQAFGKTDMQVSSLGFGGAEIGFQHTPLPEVEQLLGTALDAGLNVIDTAACYGISEESIGKTVSHRRKDYYLFTKCGHDTGFDLPNWSPDLLVKSIEQSLVRLKTDHVDVVHLHGCSRDILENGGVIEVLEKAKQAGKTRYIGYSGDREDALRAVELNVFDSLEISVNIADQEAIEKVIPKAVEQGMGVIAKRPIANAAWLSESLPTNNYIQPYWHRLQQLDYDFLHGGIRDAVSTALRFTLAVSGVSTAIVGTAKPNRYKENVSFLENGPLDEEAFKVVRKRWSDVAQADWVGQG, encoded by the coding sequence ATGAAACAGCAAGCCTTTGGCAAGACGGATATGCAGGTAAGCAGTTTAGGATTTGGCGGGGCAGAAATCGGGTTTCAACACACACCTCTGCCCGAAGTTGAGCAATTGTTAGGTACGGCACTGGACGCGGGACTTAACGTCATTGATACGGCGGCGTGCTACGGTATAAGCGAAGAATCGATTGGTAAGACCGTTTCCCACAGAAGAAAAGACTACTACTTGTTTACCAAGTGTGGACATGATACCGGTTTTGACTTGCCCAACTGGAGTCCTGATTTGTTGGTGAAATCGATTGAGCAAAGCCTGGTACGACTGAAAACAGACCATGTGGATGTTGTTCATCTGCACGGATGCTCCCGTGATATTCTGGAGAACGGCGGTGTCATCGAAGTTCTGGAAAAAGCAAAGCAGGCGGGGAAAACAAGGTACATTGGCTACAGCGGCGACAGAGAAGATGCCCTTCGTGCTGTGGAACTAAATGTATTTGACAGCTTGGAGATTTCTGTTAATATTGCCGACCAGGAAGCCATTGAGAAAGTGATTCCCAAAGCTGTTGAACAAGGAATGGGTGTGATTGCAAAGCGTCCCATAGCAAACGCAGCCTGGCTCAGTGAATCACTGCCAACAAACAATTACATTCAACCCTACTGGCATCGCCTGCAACAACTTGACTATGACTTTCTCCATGGCGGCATACGCGACGCTGTGTCCACGGCACTGCGTTTTACATTGGCAGTTTCAGGCGTAAGCACTGCAATTGTTGGGACTGCCAAGCCGAATCGCTATAAGGAAAATGTTAGCTTTCTGGAGAATGGCCCCCTGGATGAGGAGGCTTTCAAGGTCGTTCGAAAGCGCTGGAGTGACGTGGCTCAAGCCGATTGGGTCGGACAGGGCTGA
- a CDS encoding sugar phosphate isomerase/epimerase, with protein sequence MTIKFGCHSSTWVLDYDKEMDYVHHIVDVVRDSGFQGIDVQVALLGKYKHHPERLKEMLKSKGVELAALTVPFTWANRTESAEEIKRADYYIDFLKHFPGAVMNVPSRVGPNRDNLLQRQKDIVNCANALGKRAYENGVVASFHPASPATSYFRTEDDYKVLFSQLDTRFIGYTPDAGHITAGGMNALDVVRQNLPIIKHVHFKDCSSDYVWRKMGTGAVDFPGIVQLLTDNGYDGWIMVEEETPETAQDPDRVIHAVHDYVETNLYPIVKMGRQP encoded by the coding sequence ATGACGATTAAGTTTGGTTGTCACAGTTCGACGTGGGTCCTGGATTATGACAAGGAAATGGATTATGTCCATCACATTGTTGACGTGGTGAGGGACTCAGGCTTTCAGGGCATTGATGTCCAAGTTGCGTTATTGGGAAAGTATAAGCACCATCCAGAGCGTTTGAAGGAAATGTTGAAGAGTAAAGGTGTAGAACTTGCGGCACTTACAGTTCCATTTACTTGGGCGAATCGCACAGAGTCCGCTGAGGAGATAAAACGAGCCGATTATTATATTGATTTTCTAAAGCACTTTCCGGGGGCGGTCATGAATGTACCGTCGAGAGTAGGACCAAACCGCGATAATCTATTGCAACGACAGAAGGATATTGTAAACTGTGCAAACGCTCTTGGAAAGCGCGCTTATGAAAACGGCGTTGTGGCCTCATTTCATCCTGCATCGCCTGCCACTTCTTATTTTAGAACGGAAGACGACTACAAAGTTCTCTTCTCACAACTCGACACACGATTCATTGGGTATACACCGGACGCCGGTCATATTACGGCTGGTGGCATGAATGCCCTTGACGTTGTGCGGCAAAACCTGCCGATTATTAAGCACGTTCATTTCAAGGATTGCAGTTCGGATTATGTATGGAGAAAAATGGGCACCGGTGCTGTCGACTTTCCTGGGATTGTCCAGTTGCTCACTGATAACGGTTATGACGGTTGGATTATGGTGGAAGAGGAAACCCCTGAAACAGCCCAAGACCCAGACCGGGTTATTCACGCTGTGCATGATTATGTAGAAACAAACCTCTACCCCATTGTAAAAATGGGAAGACAGCCATGA